The sequence below is a genomic window from Methanosarcinales archaeon Met12.
CATTGGATATCTTTTCTGCAGCAGAAGCTACCTGCAGGACCCCTGAAAGCCCCTCCGCCTCTTCGACTCCCCTGGCACCGAGCATTGCCGCAATGTTGGCGTGATGCTCAAGTATGGTCATTTCCTCTTCTAATCTCAGCACTTCCTCTGCAATATCTGCATCATCATAAAGAACCGCTGAATACGCCAGGTCGACCATTAGCTCTGAGGTATCCTTCATCTCCTTCAAAATATCTTTTACATTCTTCGGCCTATAGTCGATTTCTTCGGTCATATCAATCAATTAATCATCTTTGAATTAATAAATGCTTTCCTTATACTATCATCATAGCCACACCAAATAATATCAAAACGCCAAACACGTCGCAGATACTTGTAACTATGGGTATCGTCGTATCATCAGGATCTATGCCATTGTTATATGAATAAAAGGCAGACAGAGTAGCGACGATTATCGCCATCATAGTTATTAGAATCCCCGAGATTGTAGATATCAAAACCATTTCAAAGAGTCCGGGGCTCCCAAAGTCAATTAAAACACTGAATAGGTGTCCAAAGACTCCAACCAGAAAAAACGAGAGCATACCGACGATGAGAGTGGCAAGAATGTTGTTCTTAAATACGAGACTTGTATGCCTGAATTCTATCGTACCAAGGTGAAGGGCAGATGAAGTACGGGCGCTGAGTATCGCGCCGATATTTCCCCCCATGCCAATCGTAACCGGGACCAATATAAACAACCCAGGAAGCGCGAACAGGGTATCTTCGTATGTAGTGAGAACTACTCCAGCAGCTATCCCCAAAAGAGAACATAGCGTGAGTAATGGAAGCGCAGTTTTCATGATTTTAAAAACGTTATACTCTTTTTGCAACTACCACACCCCCAATACGATTTCTGCCGCCATAAAAAGTGCAAGCATTGCAAATACATCGCCAGCAGTGGTCGCCACAGGTCCAGAGATGTTATCGGGATCTATGCCTTTTCTATATCCTGCAAAGGTGATTACCAAGACAAACATAGTCAGCAACAGTCCAGAGGCCACTCCGGCTATCAGGGATATCATCGTCAATGGAAGTATGCCAGCGCTCTCTCTTCCGAGCACCAGGAGGACGTAATGGGAGGTAACAGCCAGCACGACAGATATTATTACTCCCATGGCGAGTGTAGCCGCAATGCTGTGAATGAGGTTCTTATCATTCTTCAGCTCTGGTTGAATTATGCCCTGGTGGAGTGCTGACCCAAGTCTGGAGCCGAACGCCCCATATATGTTGCCCCTTGTATCCAATATCGCTGGCACCATTATTAATAATCCCGGAAGCGCCTTTAGCGAAGCTTCCATGCCCGTCAATACAATTCCTGCAAACAGACCTGAGAAGACACATATCAAGAGCAAAGGGAGTGTCTGCTTGAGGATGGAAGATACGCTGGCGTATTCTTCTATATACTCTTCGACATATTCTTTTAGGTCTTCCGTCCCTTCTTCGAGAGGCATCTATAGTTTGTATTGCCGATTTCATATTTAAGTTAATTGGAACGATTGGCGTAACCACAATCATATTTCGTAGTTTTACGTCCCCTGCGTCTGTATCCACCCTATTTCCTTCTTCATATCGTCTTTGGACTTTTTAGTATCCTTGATGAATTGTTCTTCCACCCTGAAGGCATAGAAAAAGGTGGCGCCCCCCTCGGGTACGTTTTTCCATAGGGATTTGTCCACGCATTTTGCGCCCAACTCGTCAACAAGCCCCTGATATGTCGCCGATTCTATTCGATAGATATATATTGCAAAGTCCTCCAGCGACTTAGTTTCTATGTTTCTCACCCGGTATATCCCTTTGTTATAGAATTTGTGTGAGATGAACGTACATTCTCTGCTTTTGAGCGTTTCTTGAATTCTGCTCGGTTCGAGGTCGACCACATGCCCAAGCCTGTCAATCTCCAATTGAAGTTTATTCATCCTGCACCTCTCGTCCCATCCCGAAGATATAAATGAAATATGGAGTGTACATACTTATAGATTCCGAGTTTTCACTCAGGCGCCGATAAATCTAACATCGTCTAATTTCTCGAAATGTTTGTCGCTGGTGACAATTGTCGCCTCATACATTATAGCAGTCGCCATAATGACTGCATCAGCCATTGGGAGACCATATTCCGAACTCAGGTCAGCTGCCGCAAATGCTACTTTTTCATCTAAAGAAACGATAGATGTATAGGAGACTATGTAGGCACAAGCCTCCATCGCCTTTTCATCACTTAACTCCTTTTTAATTTTTTTGTAAACCTCGTAGAGCACGATTGAAGGCGTGTAATAGTTTTTTGGGTTGGCATTATCTATAAAGGAGGCATATTCATTTATTTTTGGTCCCTTACCAAAATATTCAATCCATCCACAGGAGTCAATTAAAACGTTCACGTTCATCTCTCAGGCTTTTTGTAGTGACCCCTTTGGCCAACCCTTTAGCATCTTTTATCGCCCCAATCTTGACCATGTGAATTAAATTATCCTTATCTATCATGACCATTCGTTCCCCTGCCCGTATACTCAATCGCTCTCTGATCTTTTTTGGAATGACTACCTGGTATTTAGGGGATACAGTTACAGTATCCATCATATCACCGTAAAACAAATATGCTATCGATATATAAATAGTTTACTAATCAGGATATGGTACCACGACCTCCATAAAGTCCTGGGCAATGGACACGTTCTTGAAGATTGATTTTGCCCCATTCAGTAATGAAGAAGGGTCATCAGAATAGCGCGAACTGATGTGCGTCAGTACGAGCTCTTTACACTGCGCTGCGTTTGCAACGGTCGCTGCCTCTTTAGCTGTAGAATGTTTAGATTCAATTGCCCAGTCCTGCAAATCGTCTGCGAGAGTACCGTCATGAATCAACAAATCTGCATTCTTTGCCATTTTTATTATCGCATCACATGGTCTGGTATCTCCCGTATAAACGATTTTCCTGCCAGGTCTCTGCTTACCTACCACTTGTTCTGGCTTGATTTCATTTCCAGCTACGAACACGGATTGTCCAGAATGCAGTTTTGAAAATAATGGCCCAGGTGGGACACCCAGTTCAATGGCTTTCTCGCGATTGAATCTGCCCAACAAAGGATTTTCTTCCAGCACATAGCCAATACTTGGGATGCCGTGCTCGGTCTTGACAGCATGGATTGTATACTCTGGGCGCTCGATTTTATCGCCTGGCTTGATTTCATGGTCCTCGACGGAAAAACTCAACTTATAATAGCCAAGGGAAGTCAGCATCTTGACGAATTGATGCGTCCAGGCAGGGCCGTAGATGTGCAGTGGCTCGGTCCGCCCTTGGAACGACATAGTCTGGATGAGCCCAGGGATGCCCAGAAAGTGGTCTCCATGATAATGTGTTATGAAAATAGAAGTGAGATTTATCATCCCTGTCTTTGCTTTCATCATCTGCCGCTGCGCCCCTTCGCCACAGTCAAAGAGCAGTAATTCTCCTTTTCTATCAATCATAATTGCGGATGAACTTCGACTGGTCGTTGGCATGGTCCCGCCAGTGCCGAGGAAGGTTATTTTGAGCATGATGTCACCTTTTTTTCAATACGATTATGTGGCGCGTCAAACTCTTGTGAACTCGTTGCTGATGATGTTCGAGGACTTTAAAACCGACATCCTCGCCGATTGCCTTCATGGGAATTTGTGACACTATCACGGCATTCTTTCCAGATTTGAGTACGCGATACATCTCCTTTAATGATTTAACATATAAATCTTGCAGTGATTGTGCCATGTACAAAGTCGACTTCCCATATGGGATATCTGTCACGATTGCATCCACGGAGCTATCTGCCAGCCCGATATTACACGCATCTCCAATTATCAGCTCTCCCCCTATGTCATAATGCTGAAAATTGATCGCAGTACCGTACACCATCTTGCGCTGCACATCCATACCGAGGCAATTGACCCCCATCAACCCGGCTTCGATCAGTATGCCCCCCGTCCCACAGAATGGGTCCAGCAGGAGTTCTCTTGGACGGACAGAGGAGATGTTGACTATGGCGCGTGCAACTCCAGGCAATAATGCCCCCGGATAAAAGAATGGTTTTAGATGTGGTCGACGAAACTCATATTGGCGTCTGTCTATCGAAAACAACAATCTACCAAATATGCATTTATCCCCAGTGATGACGAGACGAAAAACGACATCTGGGTCTTCTAAACCCACCTTGTATCCTCGTTTATGTATGATTGCGCCGACGTCCTTTTCGATATCACCTCTAAAGGCATAATTTTTGATCTTCTTTGCCCTGACGCAAAAAGTCTCCTCGTTACCAAGTGGTAAATCCGATGCACTTACCATAGTTAGGATCAGCTCCATATCGGTTTGACACACGTCAATAACTTCCAAAATGTGATGGGTCATGGCAAGACGCCTCGCAATCGGCGGCATTTCATTGGTTTCGATGATAAGGACCTGGTCCAAAGTGGCTATCTCCCTAAAAGGGATATTAGAAGACGTCAAACAACCGATGACCTCTGACCTGGGCAGTGTTTGATGCTCTCCCGAGAGCTCGAATGCAATCCGCATGATATCGACATATATGCATAGCCACTTAAATATATATAAGAAGGAAAACAAATGACTTTCTCATCGATGGGGGGGCGCTATCATATCTAAATCAGAAGCGGCAAAGAAGACCATAAGGATTGAAAATGTTGTAGCATCTACTGCGATAGGACAGGAGTTGGACTTAAAATCACTGGCGCTTAAATTTGATGTCGCCGAATATGATCCAAAGCAGTTTCCAGGGTTAGTGTATAGGACCACGAATCCAAAGACTGCTGCATTGGTCTTCAAATCCGGCAAGATCGTATGCACTGGTGCAAAAAGCATCGATGATGTCGATGTGGGACTAAGTAGAGTTTTCAAGAATATGCGCGATGTTGGCATCAAAGTCGTGGATGAGCCGCAGATCATGGTTCAAAATATCGTAGCATCCGCTAATCTGGGCACGGAACTGAACCTCAACGCGATCGCCATCGGACTCGGTTTGGAGAATATCGAATATGAACCCGAGCAATTTCCAGGATTGGTTTATCGACTATCAAACCCGAAGGTAGTGGTGTTGCTGTTTGGGTCTGGCAAGTTGGTAATTACTGGCGGCAAAAAAATTGCTGATGCAGAGGTAGCGGTGGAAAAGATAGTCGGGGAGTTGGAGGGGTTGAGCCTTTTATAAGATATGAACGGCAATAAATCACCGCTTATAGGCAAGATTGACCTGCAGCACCTGACGCCATTTCAACGACTCGTGCTCATGGAAGTTATGAAGATTCCCCATGGAAAAATCATCACTTATTCCCAATTGGCTCGACAAATTGGTCACCCCAAGGCAGATAGGGCGGTAGGAAATGCCATGGCTAAAAATCCAGCGCCCGTAATAATTCCATGTCATAGAGTGGTAGCGAAGAATGGTTTGATTGGAGTCTAATCAGATTGTGACAGATTCTTCAGTCTCTGCACGCCATTAATCTCTTTGATTATCTCCACGACTGCCTCTGGTACCAGGTGTTCCCATTTTTCATCATTAAGCATTCTTCTGCGTATCTCTGTGCCAGAATATTCGTCTCTCTGGTACAATGGAGATCGTCTAACCTGTTTACCAGCCTCGCTAAACAGGCTGATGACAAGCGGATTGTTGGAATACACGACATTGAACGGCGGCGTCAGTGAGCGGACATGCGACACCCAGACTGCATGCCAGTCCATGTCCATTATCGGAATGACGTAAAATGTGGTGTCCAGTCCCTCAAGGGAGCGCGAAACCATCATCACCCTCTCCCCGGCGGTAAACGGGTCCCTCATCGTGTGACTCCGCTGGGCGCTGCCGACTCCGATAATTATCTCATCAACCTCGTCCACGATCTTCTGAAGAACTATGTGATGCCCTAAGTGGTATGGCTGGAAGCGACCTATGTAGAACGCTCTGTTAGTTTTCATTTGGTATGATCTCCTCACCGATGATTTTTATCGCCATCCGCTTATCCGGACCGATTGGGGAGCCAGCCACCACCTCGGTGACCCCCATGTCATACAGTTCTCTAATTTTCTGAATGCAGTGGTCCGGCGAGCCGCATATGGAGAATGCGTTAATCATCTGCTCCGTAACAGCTCCAAAAGCGGTCCTGAAATCACCTCTGGATAATGCATTTTTTATGGGAGTGACATCTACCGGATTGATGCCGTGCCGTTCTAAAATGGGTTGAGGTGTTCCGGCAGCAATAAATGCGACCACGGGCATCGTAGCCTTTTTCGCTTTTTCTGCATCTACATCAACCGAGAAACTGGTGTATGCAACGATGTCAAAATTCTTTGGAGCGCTTTCGCGAACCCTGGGGATCGCATATTTAAAGTCTGCGGGATGCGAACCGTTGATTAGAACGCCATCGCCGATCATTCCAGCTGTCTTGAGCATCACCGGACCCTGGGCTCCGATATATATGGGAATGTTGGAGGGTTTGAACGCCAGTCTGGCACCGTCAATCTTGAAGAACTCTCCGTTGAAGGTTACGCACTCCCCACTCAAAAGTCGTTTTATGATCTCTACCGCTTCCTTCAACCTCGTCACGGGCTTATCTATTTGAATGCCCAGTGCACCAAGGGTAGTTTTATCACCAGCCCCAATGCCAAACACAGCCCTGCCGTTTGAAATCTCATCGATGGTAGCAATAGACGAGGCGGTTAATGCTGGATGTATTTGATATGGATTGGTCACACCCGGCCCAAGCCTGATGTGTTCGGTCTTTCTAGCTATTAAAGCCAGCGCTGTATAGACGTTTCGATTGTTATAATGGTCGGTGATCCAGACTTTGTCAAATCGGTTATCCTCCGCTAAGACGCAGTACTTTACAAGTTCGTCCAACGGCATATCCGGTACAAATTCGATGCTGAACATAGGAGTTACCATATTAAATTGGTCGTAGGATTAAAAGGTTATCCTAAAGGATTCCATGGCAAAAAAATCTTAGAGTGTTTTGGAGTTAAACATAATAAGGAGCTCATCTTTGAATCATCCATCACAAAATAAGATAAATAAACATTTGTAGAAGGGCGTATTAATCTCAAGGAGCAGATAGCATTAAAATCAGAACATTTGAAGATAAAAAATGCCGCAGTCACACCAAACTCGCCAAATTCTGACGCCAAAAAGAATAAATGATATATACAATAACTTTTATGTGAGTTAGTGTAAGTGATATAATATGCAATGCGAATTTCAACCCTCGAAACATGCCAAGAGTCAGATGGTCCTTAGAGGCATTTCAAAAAGGGAGGTGTTGGACTGTATTTTGAAAGGAGCAAAAAGATTGCAAGGAAAAAAGGTCATTGGCATCTTCGGAAAATTGGAAGTCGTCTTTTGGAAGAGACCTTGCCATTATTATATCATAACGACTTACTGGAGGTGAATTGATGAAGTGTCCCATATGTGAAGGAGATATGGAAAGAAAAAAAGTCCCGTATACAATAGGAAGCGTTAAACTCGGCACCTTTGAGGCAGACGTTTGTTCGTCTTGTGGCGAAATATTCTTTACAGAAAAGTCGTCTGATGCCATAGATAAGAATGCAAAAGCATCGGGACTATGGGGACTTGAGAAAAAAGGGAAAATAGGATATTCTGGGAATTCTCTTATAGTGAGAATCCCGAAAAAAGTGGCCGAATTCATGAAGTTGAAAAAAGGGAGGGGAATTCTTATCAAACCTGAGGATAAAAAGCGGCTGATTATCGAGACAGAGTGATTTACTGAAAGATGCCGCAGTTATACCAAATTCTCCAGTCCAACATCCCTGACGATCTCGAACGCCTTCTTCCTTTCGTCATATTCCAGCCGACGGTTCAGCTCTGGGTATCGGTTTGCTCTGTAATGCGGCGCGTACTGAAACATGAGATTGAACCTCACTTCAGGCATGTATTCCGCAATCCACTCCACGATTGGCTTCGTACAGCACTCGATATGGCTGGGCAGCACAAGATGCCTTACGATAAGCTCTGCATCCCCGTATGCCGCAAGGAAGTTTCGTGTGACGATGTCCCAGTAGTTTTTTACATTTGAGTATTTCTGTGCACATTCATCGTTTCCATATCGAAAATCTGCTAAATAAACATCTATCACGCCGCACAATAATTCCATCGCCTCTTTTGAGCAGTACATGTTAGAGTTCCAGACCATGGGCGTGTTGACATTGCATTTGTTCATGATTTGCAGTATGGTATGTAAGTGCGGCGTTGGGTCTCCGCCTACAAAATTCACGTTTCTCGCACCCTGATACTTCCTCATAGCGATAAGTTCCGCCATCTTTTCCGGAAGAACAGGCTCTTCGGGAGCGATTCTATGCGCTATATCCCAGTTCTGACAATATACGCAGGAGAACGTGCATCCTGTGAAAAAAATCGTGTGCGATGGTACCAGTTCTGGCTCCTCGCCATAATGCAGGAATTCCGATGCATATCGCGATACGGCATCGACACCGCAGTATCCGATTTCCTTTGCCAGTCGGTTCACGCCACAGCGCCGTTCACAGAAATGGCAGTTCTGGAGGATTTTATGAGCGAGCTCTATTTTTGAGTCGAGTGACGAAGTTTCCTTCGCGGCTATATATTTTGCCCTGTGTTTGCCAAGCACAATCTCTACCTTACAATTCCCTCAGAAAATTTTGCGGTAATTCTGGAGATATTTTAAATCTTTCTGAAAATTTTGGCTTTCTTCTGCCCTTATCAAGATCTACAATCTCTTTATCGTTGGTTATATACCAAGAGCACTTGTTTAAAATTGATGTTGTCAACAATACGGCGTCATGAGTCCTTAGCCGGTAGTCCAAAACAAGCTTTGGATAAACTTCCTCATCTATCTCATCATTGACGATACCTATTTTATTTTTAAGTTCTTTAATGTATTTTGAAACTATCTCCTTAATAAGATAAAGATCTTCTTCACTCGCATACTTTTTTCTCAACTTTGGCCATAGAGTCATGGGTATTCCTAAACGATACATCCTAAGCGATGAAATTTCAGTATATAGAACATAGAAAACCTCTGCTAAAGCTAAGTTTGATACTTTGGAGTAATATTCATCAGTCCCTAACAAAGCCTCCACAAGTATATGGGAGTAGCTGATGTTGCTCAATCTCTCTTTAAGTATTTCATCTTTTTTTAATTCCTCAAACTTATTAGTTGAGTCCTTTATCAAAATCCAATTTGCCACAACATTGGAGTCTAAGAATACCGAATTCATACTAATTACCAAGGATTATATCAAACAGGGATTTTTTCTTTCTATCCTTAGGTGCTTGCCAGAGCCCCCTTATCTCTCCTCTTTCCCCTGTTTCCGTGGTTCTTTGTCTGAGCGCATAGTACTTACCAGTTACAGGGTTGTATATCCTCTTTTTTAAGCTCCTCTTTTTGTTTTTCGCCATAAACAACACCCCCTATTGCATGATTTATACTTCGTAAGTTTAAAACATTTACTAAACTTCATATCTCTTGCGATTTATCTCTCATCTTATCATAGCTTTGCTATATGCCCTTCAATCTTTCCTTTCAGCCTACAACCTGCTGGTTTGAAACTCTGACGGTAGGAGTGATGATGTTGCCAACAGCACGGACATCAAAGCCTGCTCCATCTATGTTCTTTAGCAGTTCAAACACATTTCCAGATAACATGAGGGACTTGATAGGCTCGCAGATAGAGCCGTCCCTTATCGTAAAGGCGTTTCTCGCCTCGACCGAGAAGTCGCCGGACACCGGGTTCGCGGTATGCGCCCCGATAACCGAATTGATCAATATTCCATGGGAGGTTTCAGAAATTATATCCGTCGGCGGATACTGGATGGTCATATTGCGAATGCCAACGGCTGGTGCAGATGAGTATGAGCGACGGACGCCGTTGCCAGTGCTCTTTCGAGCGTCTTTACCCGCAGTATAACAGTCATACAGGAAGGTCTCGAGCATGCCATTGACGATTATATCAATTTTTTGAGAAGGAGTCCCTTCATCATCCATCATCGCGGTCCCAACTCCCTTGGCGAGCAAACCGTTATCGATAATGTCAAGCTCCTCTGAAGCTATAGCAGTGCTTAGTCTTCCGCACAGCGCCGACCTCCCCTTCTGGACGTTGTCTGCATCTAATGATGGAACCAGTGCATGGCCGATGATTTCTGCAAAGGCGGTCGGTCTGAGTAGAACAGGGACCTCGCCGGATTCTATTCTGATGCCATTCAAAGAACGATTGGCCAGGTCCGATGCATTGAAACCAATCTGATAAAAATCGATATCCAGGCTCCGCGATATATCGAATTCCGATGCTGTTGAGATGTCGCCATCACGTGCCACCGAATCGATTGACCCCTCGATAATGGTTCCTGATTCACGCACCATAATTCCATTCGAGTTGTAAATCGTTCTGGTCGAGGAGGAACATACGAAGTTTCCGGAGGTAGGCATGGCCCGTTCCACTGATTTGGCGCCGTCTATCATCTTGACCGCATAATCGATGCAACTGTCAAGACCGATGTCATGGAGTTTTTTGTCAAATACGCCGTCTACTTTTGGATATTTGCCGTTGGATGGAAATCCCCCCCAATCACTGACATCCTGTGATTTGATGGTGGCATATTTTACAGCATGCTCGATAACCTCCTCGACTTTCGTAAAATCGTTGGTGCTCGAAAAACCAACTGCGCCGTCGACGGATGCCCTGATACCCACGCCCCGTATAATCGATTTCTCTGCCAGGCTGATCTCGTCCCTCTCGATGTCGATGGAGATGACTTTTCCATCAACGTAGAAAATCTCGACTTCATCAGCGCCTGCTTGCTCGGCACATTTTACAATGGATTCTATCTGTGATATCATACAGAACCACCCACCATTGCAGAAGATATCTTAATATGGGGTGCGCCGTCGCTTACTGGTATCAGTTGGCCATTCTTGCCGCATAATCCCGAGTGATATTTCAAATCGTTGCCCACCGCGACCACGTTTTTCAAAATCTCGAGCGTGTTGCCAGAAAGTGAGACATTACGCAGTGGCATTGTGAGAGAGCCATTTTCAATTAAGTGGCCTTTTTCAGCGTTGAATTGAAATACGCCTTCGCCAGGATTCGTCTGCCCGCCCCTTGACCCGATTAAATATATGCCGTATTGAATATCCTCAACCATCTCATCAAATGATGTATCGCCCTCCTCGATGAACGTATTGCTCATGCGGACAATGGGAATTCCACATCCCTGTGCTCTGGCGTTTCCAGATTTTGGAAAACCAAGCCTG
It includes:
- a CDS encoding YgiT-type zinc finger protein gives rise to the protein MKCPICEGDMERKKVPYTIGSVKLGTFEADVCSSCGEIFFTEKSSDAIDKNAKASGLWGLEKKGKIGYSGNSLIVRIPKKVAEFMKLKKGRGILIKPEDKKRLIIETE
- a CDS encoding ribonuclease Z, whose product is MLKITFLGTGGTMPTTSRSSSAIMIDRKGELLLFDCGEGAQRQMMKAKTGMINLTSIFITHYHGDHFLGIPGLIQTMSFQGRTEPLHIYGPAWTHQFVKMLTSLGYYKLSFSVEDHEIKPGDKIERPEYTIHAVKTEHGIPSIGYVLEENPLLGRFNREKAIELGVPPGPLFSKLHSGQSVFVAGNEIKPEQVVGKQRPGRKIVYTGDTRPCDAIIKMAKNADLLIHDGTLADDLQDWAIESKHSTAKEAATVANAAQCKELVLTHISSRYSDDPSSLLNGAKSIFKNVSIAQDFMEVVVPYPD
- a CDS encoding methylated-DNA--[protein]-cysteine S-methyltransferase; this translates as MNGNKSPLIGKIDLQHLTPFQRLVLMEVMKIPHGKIITYSQLARQIGHPKADRAVGNAMAKNPAPVIIPCHRVVAKNGLIGV
- a CDS encoding magnesium transporter, whose translation is MPLEEGTEDLKEYVEEYIEEYASVSSILKQTLPLLLICVFSGLFAGIVLTGMEASLKALPGLLIMVPAILDTRGNIYGAFGSRLGSALHQGIIQPELKNDKNLIHSIAATLAMGVIISVVLAVTSHYVLLVLGRESAGILPLTMISLIAGVASGLLLTMFVLVITFAGYRKGIDPDNISGPVATTAGDVFAMLALFMAAEIVLGVW
- a CDS encoding TldD/PmbA family protein, yielding MISQIESIVKCAEQAGADEVEIFYVDGKVISIDIERDEISLAEKSIIRGVGIRASVDGAVGFSSTNDFTKVEEVIEHAVKYATIKSQDVSDWGGFPSNGKYPKVDGVFDKKLHDIGLDSCIDYAVKMIDGAKSVERAMPTSGNFVCSSSTRTIYNSNGIMVRESGTIIEGSIDSVARDGDISTASEFDISRSLDIDFYQIGFNASDLANRSLNGIRIESGEVPVLLRPTAFAEIIGHALVPSLDADNVQKGRSALCGRLSTAIASEELDIIDNGLLAKGVGTAMMDDEGTPSQKIDIIVNGMLETFLYDCYTAGKDARKSTGNGVRRSYSSAPAVGIRNMTIQYPPTDIISETSHGILINSVIGAHTANPVSGDFSVEARNAFTIRDGSICEPIKSLMLSGNVFELLKNIDGAGFDVRAVGNIITPTVRVSNQQVVG
- a CDS encoding AbrB/MazE/SpoVT family DNA-binding domain-containing protein, whose protein sequence is MMDTVTVSPKYQVVIPKKIRERLSIRAGERMVMIDKDNLIHMVKIGAIKDAKGLAKGVTTKSLRDERERFN
- a CDS encoding radical SAM protein, giving the protein MLGKHRAKYIAAKETSSLDSKIELAHKILQNCHFCERRCGVNRLAKEIGYCGVDAVSRYASEFLHYGEEPELVPSHTIFFTGCTFSCVYCQNWDIAHRIAPEEPVLPEKMAELIAMRKYQGARNVNFVGGDPTPHLHTILQIMNKCNVNTPMVWNSNMYCSKEAMELLCGVIDVYLADFRYGNDECAQKYSNVKNYWDIVTRNFLAAYGDAELIVRHLVLPSHIECCTKPIVEWIAEYMPEVRFNLMFQYAPHYRANRYPELNRRLEYDERKKAFEIVRDVGLENLV
- a CDS encoding magnesium transporter, with protein sequence MQKEYNVFKIMKTALPLLTLCSLLGIAAGVVLTTYEDTLFALPGLFILVPVTIGMGGNIGAILSARTSSALHLGTIEFRHTSLVFKNNILATLIVGMLSFFLVGVFGHLFSVLIDFGSPGLFEMVLISTISGILITMMAIIVATLSAFYSYNNGIDPDDTTIPIVTSICDVFGVLILFGVAMMIV
- a CDS encoding nicotinamide-nucleotide adenylyltransferase, with amino-acid sequence MKTNRAFYIGRFQPYHLGHHIVLQKIVDEVDEIIIGVGSAQRSHTMRDPFTAGERVMMVSRSLEGLDTTFYVIPIMDMDWHAVWVSHVRSLTPPFNVVYSNNPLVISLFSEAGKQVRRSPLYQRDEYSGTEIRRRMLNDEKWEHLVPEAVVEIIKEINGVQRLKNLSQSD
- a CDS encoding THUMP domain-containing protein, which translates into the protein MRIAFELSGEHQTLPRSEVIGCLTSSNIPFREIATLDQVLIIETNEMPPIARRLAMTHHILEVIDVCQTDMELILTMVSASDLPLGNEETFCVRAKKIKNYAFRGDIEKDVGAIIHKRGYKVGLEDPDVVFRLVITGDKCIFGRLLFSIDRRQYEFRRPHLKPFFYPGALLPGVARAIVNISSVRPRELLLDPFCGTGGILIEAGLMGVNCLGMDVQRKMVYGTAINFQHYDIGGELIIGDACNIGLADSSVDAIVTDIPYGKSTLYMAQSLQDLYVKSLKEMYRVLKSGKNAVIVSQIPMKAIGEDVGFKVLEHHQQRVHKSLTRHIIVLKKR
- a CDS encoding type II toxin-antitoxin system VapC family toxin, whose protein sequence is MNVLIDSCGWIEYFGKGPKINEYASFIDNANPKNYYTPSIVLYEVYKKIKKELSDEKAMEACAYIVSYTSIVSLDEKVAFAAADLSSEYGLPMADAVIMATAIMYEATIVTSDKHFEKLDDVRFIGA
- a CDS encoding TATA-box-binding protein, giving the protein MSKSEAAKKTIRIENVVASTAIGQELDLKSLALKFDVAEYDPKQFPGLVYRTTNPKTAALVFKSGKIVCTGAKSIDDVDVGLSRVFKNMRDVGIKVVDEPQIMVQNIVASANLGTELNLNAIAIGLGLENIEYEPEQFPGLVYRLSNPKVVVLLFGSGKLVITGGKKIADAEVAVEKIVGELEGLSLL
- a CDS encoding DUF4258 domain-containing protein, giving the protein MQCEFQPSKHAKSQMVLRGISKREVLDCILKGAKRLQGKKVIGIFGKLEVVFWKRPCHYYIITTYWR
- a CDS encoding 5,10-methylenetetrahydromethanopterin reductase, translating into MFSIEFVPDMPLDELVKYCVLAEDNRFDKVWITDHYNNRNVYTALALIARKTEHIRLGPGVTNPYQIHPALTASSIATIDEISNGRAVFGIGAGDKTTLGALGIQIDKPVTRLKEAVEIIKRLLSGECVTFNGEFFKIDGARLAFKPSNIPIYIGAQGPVMLKTAGMIGDGVLINGSHPADFKYAIPRVRESAPKNFDIVAYTSFSVDVDAEKAKKATMPVVAFIAAGTPQPILERHGINPVDVTPIKNALSRGDFRTAFGAVTEQMINAFSICGSPDHCIQKIRELYDMGVTEVVAGSPIGPDKRMAIKIIGEEIIPNEN